The following proteins are encoded in a genomic region of Vibrio sinaloensis:
- a CDS encoding formate C-acetyltransferase/glycerol dehydratase family glycyl radical enzyme, translating to MDLNFLPERIKAHKNQLVNIVTPPICTERAQAYTKAYQLNEDKPVIIQRALALKEHLETRTIWIKNDELIVGNQASKLRAAPIFPEYTVRWIEAEIDDLADRPGAGFDVTAQDKENIHKLTPYWRGKTVQDRCYGLFTDEQTEILSSTIIKAEGNMTSGDAHLAVDNEKILALGMNGLLAEVREFRAANDVATYEGLKKEQFYKATEIVLLAIQAHMASFATLADEMAATETRAERQAELKIIAQNCRHVAYHAPENFWQALQLSYFVQLMLQIESNGHSVSFGRMDQFLNDFYVADVESGVLEKEFALELLQSCWLKLLEVNKIRSGAHSKASAGSPLYQNVCIGGQKLNAKGEPEDAVNPLSWAILESCGQLRSTQPNLSVRYHEGLNQEFLMGCIDVIKCGFGMPAFNNDEIVIPEFIKLGVEKEDAYNYASIGCIETAVPGKWGYRCTGMSFINFARILLAALNKGQDATSGKTFLAHEKSLAEASFNSFEEVMESWADQIRFYTRKSIEIDTVVDTVLEQQAQDIFCSSLVDSCLERGKTVKEGGAKYDWVSGLQVGIANLGNSLAAIKHMVFDDAQISQPALAKALADNFESAQQEQLRQRILNFAPKYGNDDDAVDSLLAEAYQVYIEELDHYVNTRHGRGPIGGGYYAGTSSISANVPFGASTMATPDGRKATTPLAEGASPSSGSDRLGPTAVYNSVGKIQANKILGGVLLNQKLSPAAVASEGDMLKLSMLIRTFFNYHKGWHVQYNIVSRDTLLAAKENPEQYRDLVVRVAGYSAFFTALSPDAQDDIIARTEHEL from the coding sequence ATGGACTTAAATTTCCTACCCGAGCGTATTAAAGCGCACAAAAACCAGCTAGTTAACATTGTTACGCCGCCGATTTGTACTGAGCGTGCACAGGCATACACTAAGGCTTACCAACTAAACGAAGACAAGCCAGTGATCATTCAACGTGCGCTAGCTCTGAAAGAGCACCTTGAAACTCGTACCATCTGGATTAAAAATGACGAACTGATCGTTGGCAACCAAGCGAGCAAACTTCGCGCTGCTCCAATCTTTCCTGAATATACGGTGCGTTGGATTGAGGCAGAGATCGATGATCTAGCCGACCGTCCGGGCGCAGGCTTTGATGTAACGGCACAAGATAAAGAGAACATTCACAAGTTAACGCCGTACTGGCGTGGTAAAACCGTACAAGATCGCTGCTACGGTCTATTTACTGACGAACAAACCGAAATCCTGTCGAGTACTATCATCAAAGCAGAGGGCAATATGACCTCGGGCGATGCCCATCTTGCGGTGGACAACGAAAAGATCCTAGCGCTGGGTATGAACGGTCTGCTTGCGGAAGTCCGAGAGTTTCGCGCCGCCAATGATGTTGCGACTTATGAAGGCCTCAAGAAAGAGCAGTTCTACAAAGCGACTGAGATTGTTCTGCTGGCGATTCAAGCCCACATGGCAAGCTTTGCAACCCTGGCCGACGAGATGGCAGCGACAGAAACTCGCGCCGAGCGCCAAGCCGAACTCAAAATAATTGCACAAAACTGTCGTCACGTTGCTTATCACGCCCCAGAGAATTTCTGGCAAGCACTGCAGTTAAGCTACTTTGTTCAATTGATGCTGCAAATTGAATCCAACGGTCACTCAGTCTCCTTTGGGCGTATGGATCAGTTCTTAAATGATTTCTATGTGGCCGATGTTGAAAGTGGTGTGCTCGAAAAAGAGTTCGCACTTGAGCTACTACAAAGCTGTTGGCTAAAGCTACTCGAAGTTAACAAGATCCGCTCCGGCGCGCACTCAAAAGCGTCTGCAGGTTCACCGCTTTATCAAAACGTCTGTATTGGTGGACAAAAGCTAAACGCAAAAGGCGAGCCAGAGGATGCGGTTAACCCTCTGTCTTGGGCAATCCTAGAGTCATGTGGGCAGTTACGTTCAACTCAACCAAACTTAAGTGTTCGCTACCATGAAGGCTTGAACCAAGAGTTCCTTATGGGTTGTATTGATGTTATCAAGTGTGGCTTTGGCATGCCTGCATTTAACAACGATGAAATCGTTATTCCAGAATTTATCAAGTTAGGTGTGGAGAAAGAGGACGCCTACAATTACGCATCAATCGGCTGTATCGAAACGGCGGTTCCGGGGAAATGGGGTTACCGCTGCACCGGTATGAGCTTTATTAACTTCGCTCGTATTCTTCTGGCTGCACTGAACAAAGGACAAGATGCAACGTCGGGTAAGACGTTCCTCGCGCATGAAAAGTCACTGGCGGAGGCGAGCTTCAATAGCTTCGAAGAAGTGATGGAGTCTTGGGCCGATCAAATTCGCTTTTACACGCGCAAATCTATCGAAATTGATACTGTGGTTGATACGGTACTAGAGCAGCAAGCTCAGGATATCTTTTGTTCTTCATTGGTTGATAGCTGCTTAGAACGGGGTAAAACAGTCAAAGAGGGCGGCGCTAAGTATGACTGGGTTTCTGGCCTTCAGGTAGGTATCGCAAACCTTGGTAACAGTCTTGCAGCGATCAAGCACATGGTATTTGATGATGCGCAAATCTCTCAGCCAGCACTCGCTAAGGCGTTGGCTGATAACTTTGAATCAGCCCAGCAAGAGCAGCTTCGCCAGCGTATTTTAAACTTTGCCCCTAAGTATGGTAACGATGATGATGCCGTTGATTCGCTGTTGGCCGAAGCTTACCAAGTGTACATTGAAGAGCTAGACCACTACGTCAACACGCGCCATGGCCGTGGTCCAATTGGTGGTGGCTATTACGCAGGAACATCATCGATCTCAGCCAACGTACCATTTGGCGCATCCACAATGGCAACCCCAGATGGTCGTAAGGCAACCACACCGCTAGCAGAAGGCGCTAGCCCATCATCAGGCTCTGACCGTTTGGGCCCAACAGCGGTTTACAACTCGGTGGGTAAGATTCAGGCCAACAAAATTTTAGGTGGCGTGCTACTCAACCAAAAATTGAGCCCGGCTGCGGTCGCGTCTGAGGGAGATATGCTTAAGCTGTCGATGTTGATTCGTACCTTCTTTAACTACCACAAAGGTTGGCACGTACAGTACAACATTGTGTCTCGAGACACCCTCTTAGCGGCGAAAGAGAATCCAGAGCAATACCGTGATCTTGTCGTGCGGGTTGCGGGTTACTCAGCGTTCTTTACTGCGTTATCTCCCGATGCTCAGGACGACATCATTGCACGTACCGAGCATGAGTTATAA
- a CDS encoding fructose-6-phosphate aldolase, whose amino-acid sequence MIELYLDTADVTETKRFAQCLPLKGVTTNPTILAKSKQGLNETLKEMQQALGGTPRFHAQVVSATVEGMVQEARQLNELPYDMVVKVPATETGLAAIKLMKAEGIQVLATAIYSAQQGFLAALCGADYLAPYVNRIDAMNGNGIEVVADLQLLLDQNQLPSKILAASFKNTQQAMEVMKLGIKAITLPTDVAAAMFAHPAVAPAVAQFDLDWKETFGDKLSFES is encoded by the coding sequence ATGATTGAACTTTACCTAGACACCGCAGACGTAACAGAAACAAAGCGCTTCGCGCAATGCCTTCCACTGAAAGGGGTTACAACCAACCCAACTATTCTTGCGAAATCGAAACAGGGCTTAAACGAAACACTTAAAGAGATGCAGCAAGCTTTGGGTGGTACGCCTCGCTTTCATGCGCAAGTCGTTAGTGCAACGGTTGAAGGAATGGTCCAAGAAGCTCGTCAACTCAACGAGCTGCCATACGATATGGTGGTAAAGGTACCCGCGACTGAAACAGGTCTGGCCGCTATTAAGTTAATGAAAGCAGAAGGTATTCAAGTTTTAGCGACAGCTATTTACTCAGCCCAGCAAGGTTTTCTGGCCGCTTTATGTGGCGCTGATTACTTAGCGCCTTATGTAAACCGGATTGACGCAATGAACGGCAACGGTATTGAGGTCGTCGCAGATCTGCAGCTACTGCTAGACCAAAACCAACTACCATCAAAGATTCTAGCGGCGAGCTTTAAGAACACTCAGCAAGCTATGGAGGTAATGAAGCTTGGGATCAAAGCCATCACCCTACCGACCGACGTTGCCGCAGCGATGTTTGCTCACCCTGCTGTGGCACCTGCAGTGGCACAGTTCGATTTAGATTGGAAAGAGACGTTTGGCGACAAACTTTCATTCGAAAGCTAA
- the pdhA gene encoding pyruvate dehydrogenase (acetyl-transferring) E1 component subunit alpha produces MNVQTLPMLRFIDHNGVSVNQLPAWADIPTLITFYKDMVLTRTYDHKAVALQRTGKLGTYPSHLGAEAFGIAIGHAMHPRDVFVPYYRDMPAMWVRGIEMEKNLQYWGGDERGSDFHIKPTDGGQAEHCRDLPFCVPIATQCTHAVGVAAALKIEGHHHAALVTCGDGATSKGDFLESINCAGAWNLPLVFAVNNNQWAISVPRALQCAADFLSEKAQGAGIKGVTVDGNDVVAMHDCVLAALDRARKGKGPTLIEAISYRLSDHTTADDASRYRSDDELNQAWQYEPIQRLKLYLQAQNAWDDAAEQAWLGECKQRVERAVERYMNLTPQAPESAFDYLYERAPAELNPQRDQLIHKAMRMQGGKHG; encoded by the coding sequence ATGAATGTTCAGACGCTTCCCATGCTTCGATTTATCGACCACAACGGCGTGTCGGTAAATCAGCTTCCTGCTTGGGCAGACATCCCAACCCTTATCACCTTCTACAAAGATATGGTGCTGACCCGAACCTACGACCACAAAGCCGTCGCTTTGCAGCGCACAGGGAAACTCGGTACCTACCCCTCCCACTTAGGTGCCGAAGCGTTTGGCATTGCTATTGGCCATGCGATGCATCCAAGAGATGTGTTTGTCCCTTACTATCGCGATATGCCGGCAATGTGGGTTCGTGGGATAGAGATGGAGAAAAATCTTCAGTACTGGGGAGGCGATGAACGAGGCAGTGACTTCCATATCAAGCCCACTGATGGCGGCCAAGCAGAGCATTGCCGCGATCTCCCTTTTTGTGTACCGATCGCCACTCAGTGTACCCACGCAGTTGGTGTTGCTGCTGCGCTGAAAATTGAGGGCCACCACCATGCAGCACTTGTCACGTGTGGAGATGGCGCTACCTCTAAAGGCGATTTTTTAGAAAGCATTAATTGCGCCGGCGCTTGGAATCTCCCCTTGGTGTTTGCAGTCAACAATAACCAATGGGCGATCTCTGTACCGAGAGCTCTGCAATGTGCGGCGGATTTCTTATCCGAAAAAGCACAAGGTGCAGGAATCAAAGGAGTCACGGTGGATGGCAATGATGTCGTGGCGATGCACGATTGTGTGCTCGCTGCGCTTGATAGAGCCCGAAAAGGTAAAGGTCCGACTTTGATTGAAGCCATCAGTTACAGACTCAGCGATCACACCACAGCCGATGACGCGAGCCGTTACCGCAGCGACGATGAACTCAACCAAGCTTGGCAATATGAGCCGATTCAGCGTCTTAAACTGTACTTACAAGCGCAAAACGCGTGGGATGATGCAGCGGAACAAGCTTGGCTTGGCGAATGTAAACAGCGGGTTGAACGTGCGGTAGAGCGCTATATGAATCTGACACCGCAAGCCCCTGAGTCCGCGTTCGATTACCTCTATGAACGAGCGCCTGCTGAACTGAATCCGCAAAGAGACCAACTCATTCACAAAGCGATGCGTATGCAGGGAGGTAAACATGGCTGA
- a CDS encoding transporter substrate-binding domain-containing diguanylate cyclase — MFRLLLIMVCLLAFSVQSHETGTLTVANSKAWKPFSFINSQGEPDGILIDYWKAYGKKHHIKVEFLLTDWQASLDAVKEGKADIHAGLLWSEQRDTYLDYGPAFMNIDTQLYISQDLIGTNLDRFLLGEHDYQVGVVAGGYEESFTRLHFPNLSLVSFPNNQSMIEAAYDGELEAFVADLQVANFYLISERDDIQRFVGVRHLYSGELRPAVAEGNKQLQQDIIQGMEALGLEEKQQILNRWMYVNTVYPVYLVPLSALAIAIVVVGYIVMLNLTVKARTRELQRANQELKTLSETDQLTGLSNRRHFVEQLERRLKSKGSIAVMIFDIDDFKSINDTHGHQAGDRVIRDVARAAKSVLSEPHLIGRIGGEEFAVIVNNENYHDVAELAEMICAQVRTVGLREDHTREVTVSLGCAYYSNVETSISLSDADKLMYQSKLAGKDCVTAKQIL; from the coding sequence GTGTTTCGGTTATTGCTGATTATGGTTTGTTTGTTAGCGTTTAGCGTGCAGTCTCACGAGACGGGTACGTTGACGGTCGCAAACTCGAAAGCGTGGAAGCCATTTTCATTCATCAATAGTCAAGGTGAGCCTGACGGCATACTTATCGACTATTGGAAAGCATACGGCAAAAAGCATCACATTAAAGTCGAGTTTCTCCTCACCGATTGGCAAGCCTCACTCGACGCGGTGAAGGAAGGCAAAGCGGATATCCACGCTGGTCTATTGTGGTCAGAGCAGCGTGATACTTATCTCGACTACGGCCCTGCGTTTATGAACATTGATACGCAGCTGTATATTAGCCAAGATCTCATCGGCACTAATCTTGACCGATTTTTGTTGGGCGAGCACGACTACCAAGTCGGTGTTGTTGCAGGAGGGTATGAGGAGTCATTCACCCGTCTGCATTTCCCCAACTTATCCTTAGTTAGCTTCCCCAATAACCAAAGTATGATTGAAGCCGCCTATGACGGCGAGCTCGAAGCCTTTGTTGCCGATCTGCAAGTCGCTAACTTTTACCTCATCAGTGAGCGCGATGATATTCAGCGTTTCGTCGGCGTGCGTCATCTCTATTCTGGTGAGCTTCGTCCAGCGGTAGCCGAAGGCAACAAACAACTTCAGCAGGATATTATTCAAGGCATGGAGGCATTAGGGCTAGAAGAAAAACAACAGATCCTAAATCGCTGGATGTACGTCAACACTGTGTATCCAGTCTACTTAGTACCTTTGTCTGCATTGGCAATTGCTATTGTTGTGGTTGGCTACATCGTAATGCTGAACTTAACTGTAAAAGCAAGAACGAGAGAGCTACAGCGTGCTAACCAAGAACTCAAAACTCTATCAGAGACCGATCAGCTAACCGGACTGAGCAACCGAAGGCATTTTGTCGAACAGTTAGAACGTCGTCTAAAGAGCAAAGGCTCAATCGCCGTGATGATTTTTGATATCGACGACTTCAAATCTATCAACGACACTCACGGACACCAAGCAGGGGACCGAGTCATTCGCGATGTTGCACGAGCCGCAAAGAGTGTATTATCCGAACCGCATCTTATTGGTCGAATTGGCGGTGAAGAGTTTGCGGTGATAGTGAACAATGAGAATTATCATGATGTGGCAGAACTGGCAGAGATGATATGTGCTCAGGTTCGCACCGTAGGTTTGCGCGAAGACCACACTCGAGAAGTCACCGTCAGCCTAGGCTGTGCCTACTATTCCAACGTAGAGACCTCCATCTCCCTTTCCGATGCAGACAAGCTGATGTATCAATCGAAATTGGCAGGAAAAGACTGCGTTACCGCGAAACAAATTCTCTAA
- a CDS encoding HAMP domain-containing methyl-accepting chemotaxis protein — protein sequence MKLTISGKLQLSFLSLAVLFIASAFFIYRSVSSVETHTQSLLSQDLPTVDASRTIQQSVHATVSSLRAYMLLGGDEQSAAVHTAHLQQAIERVEASLPPLEALIDAEQYQQVLSEWARVTSSISEIAELSHSDENLPAHSLFINEAAPIAEVALDQLQGLINDEASNKQGGERKRLFRLYADSYTSLANALSSMRDFLLYGKQDYLDKYQDFLQSHNKSVKEIESKVDLMSDSDQGLWSLFKEMQQLYFPLAQQVVTLRFSSDWNIANQKMANQLIPAVDSLNAQLEAVINQQQQRADQSGQGIFSAVTSVLTVLIVSIAVVVAVSFTVAHFMGKNIGSRVAIISKRAESIANGDISQPSLELGGKDELASLTRSINKMNDALANIVKGVSEKAHNVGASMASLQQASDKTVSQVETQKATIGLVGQQVAEVSHAASENALQAEQSVATLAESKAQIERGSQALDLNKTTVDSLHATIEKASEQVTELSKESEAIGRVTEVIENLAEQTNLLALNAAIEAARAGEYGRGFAVVADEVRLLATRTTESTTEINHIVNAIQSSTQAVVNEIDKSQALAKEGADHTLQAHGTLSATTSQIEHLNRQMQDLLNSARQQSNATDEIQVLMEQVINSVEDVANMSASSAQISSQVQSQVGELNGDMKQFKTQ from the coding sequence ATGAAACTCACGATATCAGGGAAGTTACAGTTGAGTTTTCTGTCGCTTGCAGTACTTTTTATCGCATCCGCATTTTTTATTTACCGCAGTGTGAGCAGCGTTGAAACCCATACCCAGTCGCTGCTCAGTCAAGACTTACCGACAGTAGACGCTTCGCGCACTATTCAACAATCGGTTCACGCCACAGTCTCTTCACTTCGAGCCTACATGCTGCTCGGCGGGGATGAACAAAGTGCGGCGGTACACACCGCCCATCTGCAACAAGCCATTGAGCGGGTAGAAGCATCACTACCGCCTTTAGAAGCATTAATTGACGCCGAGCAATATCAGCAAGTATTGAGTGAGTGGGCGAGGGTAACTTCTTCTATTAGTGAGATCGCTGAACTCAGTCATAGTGACGAGAACTTGCCAGCGCATTCGCTATTTATCAATGAAGCGGCGCCAATTGCCGAAGTCGCGCTCGATCAACTGCAAGGTCTGATTAATGACGAAGCGAGTAATAAACAGGGGGGCGAACGTAAGCGACTGTTTCGCCTATACGCTGATAGTTATACCTCTCTCGCCAATGCGCTCTCTTCAATGCGCGACTTCCTTTTATATGGAAAACAAGACTACCTCGATAAGTACCAAGACTTTTTGCAGTCACACAATAAATCGGTCAAGGAAATCGAGTCAAAAGTGGATTTAATGTCGGACAGTGACCAAGGATTGTGGTCGCTATTTAAAGAGATGCAGCAGCTCTATTTCCCTTTGGCGCAGCAAGTGGTGACGCTGCGCTTTTCTAGCGATTGGAACATTGCCAACCAAAAAATGGCCAATCAGTTGATCCCTGCGGTTGACTCGTTAAATGCTCAACTTGAAGCGGTGATTAACCAACAGCAACAGCGTGCAGACCAAAGTGGTCAGGGCATTTTTAGTGCCGTCACTTCCGTGTTAACTGTGCTGATTGTTTCGATCGCGGTAGTGGTGGCGGTTTCGTTCACTGTTGCGCATTTTATGGGCAAAAATATTGGTTCTCGAGTGGCGATCATCTCAAAGCGCGCTGAATCCATTGCCAACGGCGATATTTCGCAACCGAGTTTAGAACTAGGCGGGAAAGATGAGTTGGCGAGCTTGACTCGTTCAATCAACAAAATGAACGATGCACTGGCGAACATAGTGAAAGGGGTAAGTGAAAAAGCACACAATGTTGGTGCCAGTATGGCCTCGTTGCAACAAGCAAGTGACAAAACGGTGTCTCAGGTTGAAACCCAAAAAGCGACCATTGGTTTAGTTGGTCAGCAGGTTGCAGAGGTCAGTCACGCCGCGAGCGAAAACGCGCTTCAAGCGGAGCAGTCAGTCGCGACTCTTGCGGAGTCTAAAGCGCAAATCGAGCGAGGGTCTCAAGCGCTCGACCTAAACAAAACCACCGTAGATTCACTCCATGCCACAATCGAAAAAGCCAGCGAACAAGTGACCGAGCTAAGTAAAGAGAGCGAAGCCATCGGCAGAGTGACCGAAGTGATTGAAAATCTCGCCGAGCAGACAAATCTGCTGGCGCTCAATGCCGCAATCGAGGCTGCGCGAGCTGGTGAGTATGGTCGCGGTTTTGCTGTGGTCGCTGACGAGGTGCGACTACTGGCAACCCGAACTACAGAATCCACCACTGAAATCAATCATATCGTTAACGCTATTCAGTCATCGACCCAAGCCGTGGTTAACGAAATCGATAAGAGCCAAGCACTGGCGAAAGAGGGCGCGGACCACACCCTGCAAGCGCATGGCACATTGAGTGCAACCACCAGTCAAATCGAACACCTCAACCGACAAATGCAAGATTTGCTTAACTCAGCAAGGCAGCAATCTAACGCAACCGACGAAATTCAGGTTTTGATGGAGCAGGTGATCAATTCGGTTGAAGATGTGGCGAATATGTCAGCGTCGTCGGCGCAGATTTCGAGCCAGGTTCAATCCCAAGTTGGTGAATTAAATGGAGATATGAAACAGTTTAAGACGCAGTGA
- a CDS encoding glycyl-radical enzyme activating protein: MYFNIQRFSTHDGDGIRSILFLKGCSLACPWCQNPESRSEKHSLLFDQRSCLEQCQLCSDACAGITRDGTSNKIIVNRKVISDAQIVALKEVCPTQALSVVGEDAQVEALFDTLMKDKPYYDQSQGGVTFSGGEPLMQPKLVADIAKKLQQNGVSTAIESCMHVPWKNVEEVAPYIDCWLADLKHIDEEKFLQWAKGSLKRIKQNFLKLAPIAKRIVIRVPVVPGFNDTDNELEQIIDFAASLDSCRELHLLPYHTLGINKYRLLDMPYLCSDQPLNNPELLERAQQYASKHTELNVTVRG, translated from the coding sequence ATGTATTTCAACATTCAACGATTCTCAACCCATGATGGCGACGGCATTCGCTCTATCCTTTTTCTTAAGGGTTGCAGCTTGGCCTGTCCTTGGTGTCAAAATCCTGAGAGTCGCAGCGAAAAGCATTCTCTTTTATTTGATCAGCGGAGCTGCCTTGAACAGTGCCAACTATGTAGCGACGCCTGTGCAGGCATCACTCGTGACGGAACTAGTAACAAGATTATCGTAAACCGCAAAGTGATCTCAGATGCTCAGATCGTTGCGCTCAAGGAGGTATGCCCCACTCAAGCATTGAGTGTGGTGGGTGAGGATGCACAAGTCGAAGCGTTGTTCGATACGCTGATGAAGGACAAGCCTTACTACGACCAAAGTCAGGGCGGGGTGACCTTCTCTGGTGGGGAACCACTAATGCAGCCAAAGCTTGTCGCCGATATCGCTAAAAAGCTGCAACAAAATGGTGTTTCAACCGCGATTGAAAGTTGCATGCATGTGCCATGGAAAAATGTCGAGGAAGTCGCGCCGTACATTGACTGTTGGTTAGCAGACTTAAAACATATCGATGAAGAGAAATTTTTACAGTGGGCGAAGGGTTCACTCAAGCGCATCAAGCAGAACTTTCTCAAGCTTGCCCCTATCGCTAAACGTATCGTCATCCGTGTGCCCGTTGTGCCTGGCTTCAACGATACCGATAACGAACTGGAACAGATCATCGACTTTGCCGCTTCACTTGATAGCTGTAGAGAGCTCCACCTACTGCCTTATCACACATTAGGCATCAACAAATATCGTTTACTTGATATGCCGTACCTATGCTCGGACCAACCCCTAAACAACCCTGAGCTATTAGAACGCGCGCAACAGTATGCAAGCAAACACACCGAACTCAACGTGACTGTACGAGGTTAA
- a CDS encoding DNA-binding transcriptional regulator YciT, giving the protein MNPRQNEILQLVNDRKRIQVTELVDIIGVSGVTIRQDLNYLEKQGYLKRVHGAAAALQSDDLDTRLEVRFDIKQSLANKAADLVAANETVLIEGGSANALLARVLAERGDVTIITPSAYIAHLIRNTSANIILLGGVYQHQGESLVGPLTKLCIENIHFSTAFLGVDGFHQDTGFTSRDMMRAEIASTILAKNRRNIVLTDSSKFGQIFPSTIGSTQQISLVLTDNKADSKALDFLRQQGVEVVVG; this is encoded by the coding sequence ATGAACCCAAGACAGAACGAAATATTGCAACTGGTAAACGATCGAAAGCGTATTCAGGTGACTGAATTGGTCGACATCATTGGTGTTTCTGGCGTCACTATTCGTCAAGATCTCAATTACTTAGAAAAACAAGGTTATCTAAAAAGAGTCCATGGCGCAGCGGCGGCGCTACAAAGTGATGATTTAGATACCCGCTTAGAAGTTCGCTTTGACATTAAGCAGTCGCTAGCCAATAAAGCTGCTGACCTAGTGGCGGCTAATGAAACGGTTTTGATTGAAGGTGGAAGTGCCAATGCACTGTTGGCGCGAGTGTTAGCTGAACGAGGAGATGTCACCATCATTACGCCTTCTGCCTATATTGCGCATTTAATTCGTAACACTTCAGCCAATATCATCTTGCTTGGAGGGGTTTATCAGCACCAGGGGGAGAGCTTAGTTGGCCCCTTAACCAAACTTTGTATTGAAAATATCCATTTCAGCACCGCATTCTTGGGCGTGGATGGCTTTCACCAAGATACCGGTTTCACCAGCCGTGATATGATGCGCGCGGAAATTGCCTCCACCATCCTCGCCAAAAACCGCCGCAACATTGTGCTGACCGATTCAAGTAAGTTTGGCCAGATTTTCCCCTCGACAATTGGCAGCACTCAACAAATTTCGCTAGTGCTCACCGATAATAAAGCTGACAGCAAGGCCCTAGACTTCCTACGCCAACAAGGTGTAGAGGTGGTGGTTGGTTAG
- a CDS encoding alanine/glycine:cation symporter family protein, producing the protein MTKRISLALLASLFAGSAAASNLDEKINEVVAPIVNPFVGMIFSTIPFPFTDVQVPWIVLWLVVAASFFTVYLGFINFRGFKHAIQLVAGKFSDPKAKEDGEVSHFQALTTALSGTVGLGNIAGVAVAVSIGGAGATFWMILAGLLGMSSKFVECALGVKYRNTNPDGTVSGGPMYYLSKGLEKRGNAALGRTLAVLFSVFAIGGSLGGGNMFQANQAFKQVVGVTGGDASFFADKGWLFGLILAVIVGIVIIGGIKSIAKVTEKVVPFMATIYVGAALVILAINFDRIDDAFYAIFHGAFTGEGIAGGVIGVLIQGFKRAAFSNEAGVGSAAIAHSAVKTKEPMSEGFVSLLEPFIDTVVICTMTALVIIITGYLDTDTGLAGVELTSAAFGSAISWFPYVLAVAVVLFAFSTMISWSYYGLKAWTYLFGESKTAEIIFKVKFCIFVVIGAAMNLGPVIDFSDAMIFAMALVNIVGLYILVPEVKRDLADYLERFNAGKVYKVQQQKEPKLAEQPE; encoded by the coding sequence ATGACAAAGCGTATATCGCTTGCCCTTTTGGCGAGTTTATTTGCAGGTAGCGCTGCAGCATCCAACTTGGATGAAAAAATCAACGAAGTCGTTGCACCTATCGTTAACCCTTTTGTAGGAATGATCTTCTCGACTATTCCGTTCCCTTTTACAGACGTACAGGTGCCGTGGATTGTTCTTTGGTTAGTGGTTGCCGCCTCTTTCTTTACAGTCTACCTAGGCTTTATCAACTTCCGCGGTTTTAAACACGCGATTCAGCTCGTTGCGGGTAAGTTCTCTGATCCAAAAGCGAAAGAAGATGGTGAGGTTTCTCACTTCCAAGCATTGACGACTGCGCTCTCGGGCACGGTTGGCCTTGGTAATATTGCAGGTGTTGCTGTCGCCGTCTCTATCGGTGGTGCGGGTGCAACCTTCTGGATGATCCTTGCTGGCTTACTCGGTATGTCTAGCAAGTTCGTCGAGTGTGCGCTTGGTGTTAAATACCGTAACACTAACCCAGACGGTACAGTCTCGGGCGGTCCAATGTACTACTTGAGCAAAGGTTTAGAAAAACGCGGCAACGCGGCATTGGGTCGTACTCTAGCGGTTCTATTCTCAGTGTTTGCTATCGGTGGTTCACTAGGTGGCGGTAACATGTTCCAAGCGAACCAAGCGTTCAAACAGGTTGTTGGTGTTACCGGTGGTGACGCTTCATTCTTCGCTGATAAAGGTTGGCTATTTGGACTTATCCTAGCGGTGATCGTCGGTATCGTTATCATTGGTGGTATTAAGTCAATCGCCAAAGTGACTGAAAAAGTCGTACCATTCATGGCAACCATCTACGTTGGTGCAGCGCTGGTTATTCTGGCTATCAACTTCGATAGAATCGACGACGCATTCTACGCTATCTTCCACGGTGCATTCACTGGCGAAGGTATTGCTGGTGGTGTGATCGGCGTGCTTATCCAAGGCTTCAAACGTGCGGCGTTCTCGAACGAAGCGGGTGTGGGTTCTGCAGCAATTGCACACTCAGCGGTTAAAACCAAAGAGCCAATGTCTGAAGGTTTCGTTTCACTACTAGAACCGTTCATCGATACTGTTGTTATCTGTACGATGACAGCGCTAGTCATCATCATTACAGGCTACTTAGACACAGATACAGGCCTTGCCGGTGTTGAACTGACGTCAGCAGCATTTGGTAGCGCAATTAGCTGGTTCCCATATGTCCTAGCTGTCGCTGTGGTACTGTTCGCGTTCTCGACGATGATCTCTTGGTCATACTACGGTCTAAAAGCTTGGACTTACCTATTCGGTGAGAGCAAGACAGCGGAAATTATCTTCAAAGTTAAGTTCTGTATCTTCGTAGTCATCGGTGCAGCAATGAACCTTGGTCCGGTTATCGACTTCTCTGATGCGATGATCTTCGCAATGGCGCTAGTGAACATTGTTGGTCTCTACATCCTAGTTCCAGAAGTGAAACGCGACCTAGCTGATTACCTAGAGCGTTTCAACGCAGGTAAAGTGTACAAGGTACAACAACAAAAAGAGCCAAAACTGGCTGAACAACCAGAGTAA